The sequence ggaggtgttcTGTCACTTATACCCCCTTATACTTGGGTAGACTGAAAGGGAGTAACAACAGTGGTCAGCTCCCAGTTACTCTCTTTGTCTTTACTCAGTTTGCTCTGCGGAAGCCAGTCAGCCTCAGCCAGTGTCTCCTTCGGCCACATATGCCCATCTCCCTCCACCCTGTGCCCCATCCCTCACAAAAAAGAGAGGCTCAACTATCAAGTATCCAGCTCCCCTGATTTTTCCTCCGCTCCCTTAaaatccccacattccctcctgCTGCTCACCTTGTACTCATGTACCGCTTCATCCAATGGCACCACACTGTGCAGTTTGTGGCTCCTGGATTCTCGACATACCACACAGATGGCCTCTTTGTCCACCTCACAGAAGAGTTTCAGAGCCTTTTGATGTTTGGAGCAGATCCCCTGATCATTCCCCCGACTCCCTCGATTAGGAGTGGGGCACATCTGGCTGATTATCTGGACCATGTTGGCCAGCTGCAAGTTGGGACGAAAGCTGCGACGCGTAAAGCTCTTTCGGCATTGGGGGCAGGTGAACTGCTGAGGAGGAGGCAGGTGAGTGTCAGGATACAGCTCATCGTCGTCCTCATCGTATTCTTCCACTATCTCTTCTTCCGGGTAGACGTCAATTCTCAGGTCGTGTCTCAAGCCTCCCAGGTAATAGTCCgtatcttcctcctcttcctcctcctggtccCACACATAATCCATGTTGTCCCAATCCCTTACGTCACCGTCCCAGATTTCATCATCCTCTTGGTCCTGGAAAAACAACTCGTCAGCATTCCCCTGATATAAAACCTCTCGAATGGAATTGTCCCGTCCACCGATGGCCCCCACTGCCTCGTCGTCCTCCTGCCAttcatcttcctcttcttccccgtctTCCTCATCTTTGCCCCACAGCTGCGTCACACACCCTCGGCAGAAATTATGCCCGCAACTCATGGACACGGGATCCTTGAAGTAATCAAGGCAGATGGGACACACCGCTTCCTCCTGAAGTGTCTGCAAGGGGTTGAGAGTAGTGGCAGGGCCAGCCCTCTTAACGCGATGCCAGATGGTGTGGATGTGTCCCCTCAGAGCTGAGGAGCGGGGGACGCACCTGCAGGCCTGCCGCCAAGCTACGCTGGTGTCCTCCACCCTGCTCTCCCTCCTGGGGCCCTCAGAGAAGACTTGCTCCCCTCTCTCATACTCTCCCCAGCTTTAGCCGCGAGAGCCCCAAGCCCGAACTCACAGCCGCCCTCGGAAGGCAGTGGGGGCAGAACCAGGCTGCggcccccactcccctcccagaCCCAGCGTGCAAACTCAGGTCCCTCCGGTTTGCCTGACGCGGCGGCGCCCTCCTAAGCAGCCAgcactctcctccctgcccctcagcgACCTAAAAGGATGTAGGCGCGCTAACCCACACTCGGGAGAGGGCGGGCTAGGCGGGCGGAGGGCCACGTCTCTATGGTGCCCCCGGAAACACTTTCCCTGCCGCCCATCCAGCCgccccagattaaaaaaaaaaacgaccTAGTCAGAACCGACGGAGGAGGCGAGAGAATCGACTTAAGCCACCGAGCGCTCCAACCATCAGACCCAGAGGGTCCAGCAGCCGCTCAGGAAAGCCGTCCCGATCAACCCAAAAAGATCGGGAGCGCAGGGGCTGACCTCTGGTGCTCTCGTGAACTTCCGGCCCTTCTACCCATTGGCCTTTGTGGTAGGGAGGACTCCGCCTAACGGGCTGTAGCGCTGGGGGGCGTGGCCTGTAGGAACCAGGCGAGACTGAGCTGCTGTGCAGTTGGGTGGCTGTGAGATCAAAGAATTTCTCGTGAAGACTTGGGTGCTTCCAACTTTCCTCCTGTGAAGGAtaattggcacttgccattggcatttgccatccATCTCTataaagattaaatcatgtgctgctgaaGCTGATTTTTAACAGGCACTGAatggtgttcagggtggagagctgaaacaGGCACTCTGTCCTCTGCGAAAAACTGGCAGGACAAGTCCTTAggtagtcagatattttcaggagccaactttatgagtCCAATTCTTATACCTCATCATATCTAGAAGAACAGTAAAATCCTTCGTGGTGACAACtgttcctcatgactagcagtaaccAGCAccagactagcagaaaccttctgtaaacaatacgtgcctgattgcatgtttttcccttttgccAAAACCATGTCTGTACTGatcttcccccctacctctttggaatggtttctcagagctatctgggatgctgtctcccgggctgcagtcctcattttgccccaaataaaacttgaaactctcacgttgtgcattttctTTAAGTCAACACTCCTCAGATTGTTTCGCCTGTGTCTTGCTGCCTGCCCTCAGGCGCCTCAGACTCAGCATGCCCTACACTGACTTTGTGAGTCTTTTCACCTCCATCTATAATACTTCCATTCATCATCCACTCACCATGCATTTATGCATCCACGCACCCAAGTAACCATTCATTTTTCATCCATCCCTCTATCTCTTCATCCATCTATCATATGCATGCATAACCCATCCATCCACTTTCATCTATCCATGTTataggaacaacaacaacaaaatgagtTAGGCATGATCGTTCCTTCAAAGGGTTTAGAGTTATAGACGTGGTTATTTTTCACCCAAGGTTTACaaggtttgctttttcttttttaacttgacCTTCAATAGGAAGCACATTGCACATATCGATCCAATACAGACTTGCATATGACAGAAAATTGGGGGAAATTGTTCTTTCCCTTAAGGCATTCAAATCACTCTGATATGTTCTGTTTTACTTCAATAAGCTGTTCAAGACCCACTGGAGTCACTGCACCCATCAATAATTGGTCACTTtggagagtagcgtagacatatatacaataccaactgtaaaagagatagctagtgggaagttgctgtataacaaagggagatcaactcaatgatgggtgatgccttagagggccaggacagggagggagggagggagtcacaggaaggaggggatatagggatatatgtataaatacagatgattcactttggtgtacctcaaaaactggtacaagagtgtaaagcaattatattgcaataaagagcttaaaaaaaaaacctaaaaaaataaaaataaaaaaattggtcACTTCAGTTTGAGGCACTCCACCTGCCTGAATGGAAACATCAATGAACCCTGgatcccttcctttccctctctgggcccgAGCTTGAACTGTAAGTCCCACAGAACAAGAAtgttctattcaacattgtatacACAGCTCCTCAATCATAGTGTTGAACATACAGTAAGTACTCCCTACATATCtgctgagtaaataaatgaaacaagaaattGCTACCGTCAAGTTCTGCTGATAATTTTATCTCCTCAAATCAAGGACTTCTCCATCTCTGTTCCTTCCAGCCTACATCTGACCCCAACAACTtccaaatggacaaaaattttcCTGAATGGTCACTTGCCCTCATTTCAGTTCATCTTTCAGCCACCAGTACCATTCACCTGAAATGAAAGTCTGACACATGCCAAGCTTTTGCCTCTATGTTTGGGGCATGTTGTTTACTCACCCAGAAGGCTTTCATCTCACCGCTTCACCTGGATATAATTGCTAATTAACCTTCAGGTTTCTGCCCAAGCATAATCTCCTGAAGGAGATATCTTCTCCTGAGGCTGGCACCAGGCTGTGTTCAGACCCCAACTTTGTCACGGACGGTCTGTATGACTTTGGATTAGTTTCTTAACATCCCTATGctgcagtttccccatctgcaacaTAAACAGGATAGTAGCACACATGTCATGGGTTGTTGTGAAGTTGGATTAGTTGTAAAATGGTTGGAACAGTGCCCACTGGAGTTATCTTTGTATCCCCATCACCTGCCACTATATTCCTTTCCTGTAGTAGATAAGCCTTAGAAGAAACTCTCCCTTATCTCCTATTCTCTCCCACTCTGAGTAGGGTCAAGTGATTGGAACCCTGAGGGGAAAAATAATCTACCAAGTGTCATCCTAGtttgcttttcttcccctcttgGCCACAGCgctcaggatcttagttccctgaacagggatcaaacccatgccccctgcagtagaggggcagagtcctaaccactggactgccaggaaattccctgtcaTGCTGGTGGTTCTGAGAGCCTTTTGtctggagagggagggagttgAAACCCAGGTCTGACCTGCCTAAGGTGGGACACTATGGGTGGTGTTTATTTGttagaaaacaaataactaaaCACCCATATACAATCCAGAACCCATCTTGGGGGTCATGACTGACCCCAAGAAGCCACAGGGGAAAATGTGAGTAACAAGCACTGGAACTGAGCTTCAGGGCTTGAATACTTCCCCATCTCTGAATTCAGGTCCCCCCCTGCATATGGAAGGGAGTGGGCAAAGAGCTGGGGAGCAGACCAAGGGAAGAGAGGGCTGCTTATAAAAGCAAGTTCCCAATTGCCCCAGGGAGCAGAGCCCAGGTGGGAGGGGGAGCTGGAGAAAGAGCAAGGGGGAATGAGTGGAAGAAGATGGTGAGAGAAGGCTAGGGGGATCATCCTGAAGGAACTGTTGAGACTTAAAAGGGACATATAGTGGATACCCACTCTCAAGACTATCTCGCTGAATGAAGACCGGTAAAGTTCAATAcctattttatcttccttttcctctaaATCACCTCTCCTCGAATCCAAGTGGCATCTGGGAGAGGAGCTTTGTTTAGATTCCCTCACGTTGTTGTGAAACTTAGCTGATATTTTCCAGGGTATACAGGAGGCTTGGTTTTAAGCCCTCTTGCAACCTTCACACACCAGCAACTAGGCACACTGTCCTATTCACAGAAGACTGCTAGCCTTCTCCTGAACTCAGCTGGGAGCTGTGGGTTGCTGGAGGAGACCATTTGGCACACACAGGGCCTCAGGTGTCGTCCTCCCAGGGGCACTGGGAGAACAGCAACTGTGGAGGACACTCAGGCACCAGGGCTCAGCAATGGCGGGGTTGCCGGTGCATTTTTTTCAGGACCCTGATTTCAGAAAATTTACCCATGGAAACTCACATCAGCTTTTTTAGGCTGAACACCCCACACAGCTGCAGGTGATGAAATTCCAGTTTATGATGAGGAGGCAAGCACTTGTCACACAGACACTGGGGACCACGTATCAGAGGCACCAGAGAGGCCGTCTAGCGTGGGCTTGGTCACGCTGGGGTTGGCAGATTTGGCCCTGGGTTTCCTTTTGTAAGGCTCAAGAGTgaagaacaatttttaaattttaaaggggttgtaaaaaaaaaaaaaaaaaagaaaacaaaggtgaaTATTCGTACAGTGACTGTATGTGGCCAGAAAAgtccaaaatatttactatctgacacTTTACAGGAAACGTTTACTGACCGCTGGGCTAGGAGGCTGGAATGGAGGACCTCCAGAATGCCTTCTGATGTTACAATTCTGGCTTGTTTCTCCCCTCTGGGTTCAAGACTCAGGCTCATCCCCCACACCGTAgcactctctcctcctcccagtcAGATTCCAGAGGTCCTGGCTGGACAGAGTATGACCAGTGGATCAGCCTTGCTTTTCCTTAACTCAGGTCCAGTTTCTTCTCTGCCCCCGCTGCAGTGCAGATAGCTCTGGCTTCCTGGGcctcttccctgtcctggctctgacACTATGGAGCAAAGGGGCCTGGAGGGGCCTGGCTGAGGGTCAGGCCTCTGGCATAGACAGGTGCCAGGCTGACTCCCTGCTCCCTGGCTGTTTGCCTTGAGGTGAGGTTGTGTGGTTCCATTTGTACTGTGCGGCAGTACAGGGCAAGGAGAGGCTAGAGAGACACAGGTGAGATAGCCTATGCCCTCAGTTATTCCTTTTCTTCCACTCTGGTCTGTGAACTTTTCCAGGAAgttagaggaggaaaaaaggacCAGCTGAGGGCTGGGTCTTCCTGTTGGTAAATCCCCATCTGGCCAGGCCCTGGCTGCCTGGATACGCCCTGCATTATTCATCATGGTACCCAGGGCAGGGATGTCCAGGTCTCTGAGATTCTGGAAGGCCTCGGGGGAGGGCAGCCGTGGCGGGAACGGTGAGGGTAACTGGCGGAGTGAGGCTGCATTGAGAATGGCTTGTACGAAAGCCTTGCCACTGGTGAACGTGGATTCTAATGTTATTCCTTGAACACCCGTGATTCATTATTACTCACCACtggattccttcattcatttgacacgtcatcacaaagcaccaggCCACGCTGAGCAGGCAGAGAATTCTGCTCTGAAGGTAGTGGAGCCCCAGAAGCTGTGGTTTGGGACAGGACTCCTGAGTGAGTGGTTAGCATGTGAGATTTGTGCAAATGGGGGTGGAGGATATCAGGGTGGCCTGAGGACTAGAGGTCTGGACTCAACCCACAGCGTGAGCGAGGGGTGGGTCTGCAGGTAGAGACCCCACACTTCTGAGCCACAGCCAGCCCGGTCTGGCTGACAGAGGGAAGCAGTTCCCAGGAGAGGTCTGCGGCAGTGCCCTCAGGACCCTGCTGGGTAGGAAGGCTGTGCCCGCAGGTCTATGATTTGACCTTGCAAAGCTGCCATCCTACCACTGCCAGATTCGCATGCCCTTCTTCTGCTTCCAAGGGCACTCAGAGCCCTCCTTACTTGCTTGCCTTCCTGTCTCTGTCCTCTCCTGAGGTTGCGGTGGCTGCTGGGGGCACGGAGGGGAACACTTAGATGAACTCTCTCTGCGTTTGCCTCCTGTCCCCTCACAAGTGTCTCTCCTGGCAGGGGTGCCTGCGGAAGGAACCCAGGAGAGAGGCAGGCATCTGGGCTGGTCCAGTTGGGCCCAGAGCCCCGGACTTTCATTGAAACCACTGACCGGCTGCTACTAAGCAGGGAAACAAAAATGGGGGTGGAGCAAAGCCTGGGCTAGGGGAAACTGCCAGGCTTTCTGGCCTGTTCATCCCTCTGTGGAATCAGACTCAGGACCCCCAGGGTTCACCTCCTACCTGGTTGTGGGGTACTAGTGGAATTATGTTCCTTTGCTTCAGTTTCTGCAGGTGCACCAGACTTAGACCAAtatgtgttggggtggggggtgggaggtgagagaGTGATGCTCACAGCCTGGACAGGAAGGACTCTAACGTGAGAGGCCTCAAGACCTCAGCAGAGGGAAGCAgcatgatgggggtgggggtggttagtGAGAGTGTGGAATTATCAGGGGTTCATAGAGATGTTTGAGGATCCCTTTAGGTCTAAAATGTAttgttgtattttatatatatatatatatttttcccccctaaaatgttttttatggTTCTATAGGCAAAACACTGAACTAGCCTCTAAGGGAAATatgactaaaacaaaataaagttgaagCCGCCCAGTTGCCAAGGATCTCGTAATCCAGCTATGGAGCAGACGCTTCTGAACGTCAGGACGGGGTGCCGTTGGCAGCATAGAGGCTGGTAGGTTCTGCCTGGGGTGTGAAGTTGAGGAGGGGGCTGCTCCAGCAAGGAAGGGTTACCAGGACtcaggaaaggggaggaaggcccCCCAGGCCAGGGTAGGCAGTGTAATGGCTGTCTCCCCACCTCAGGCATTTCTATCTACCAGCCCTCCGGTCCCAGAGCTCCAGGTTTTCGTGCAGATGTTATATTCTTCTGAGAAGTTGGGAGGCTGACTGCACAGAAGGTGGGGAAAGCCATCAGGAAAAGGCAGTTTGCTGATGGATATCCAGGACAGACGTAGACATAAATCGGTCCAGAAGTTTCTAAACCAAGTAGCCAATGAGGCTAATGGAAGAGCAGACTGTAGCCTTTGGGTGGCAGTGCCTGGGGCCCTGCTGCTGTCCTGTAGGGGCTGTTATGGGACCGTGCCTATCCATGGCTTCTCTGGCCCTCTTCCTCATCTGGAGAGATGGTCCTATAATCCCACTGCCCTAGAGGTATTCAGGGTCTTggacacagagaaacacagagcTGGACAGGAACTTCCAGCCAATTCCACCCAGGGTTCATACTTATAGAAGCTAGACCCTCTATCCAATGCTCCCTGAATATACAACCCCCTTGCATCAAAGGAGCCATGCAGATTGCCAGTCTAAGGTCTACACGTGGCTGGACAGGACCAAAGCTGGGGGTGGAGTGGGTCTGGGGAGGAGCCTGAAGCCTTGGGGGTATGTGTGGGGTACAGAAAGGTGACACAGCTGTACCAATTCAGAGAGAATGACTGGCTAGAAGCCTTCTCCAATCTGCTTCTCCCCAAACACACTCTGCTTCCACCCCTTCCCCAGGGATGGAGAATATTCCCCTTCTGCTCAGGAGGCCCTAAGTGCCTCCAGGGCTGAGGGAGCCTTGACGGTCCACCTGGGCACTTGTGCCTCCCATCGGTCGGGGCCAGACCCACCCTGTGCCCTAACTTGTCTCACCATATAGTCAGACaactcaaaatataaaacatgtttatttCCACAAAACCTTATTAATACAGGTCCACAATCCCTTACCCGAAACCCTTAGAGCCAGATGTATTTCAGAATTTTGAATTCTTTGGGCTTTAGAAAGGTACCAAGGTGTGGAGGCTGAATATTACGTAGCACTACTGAAGGGGTCTGGGATGACACCCCATAATCCCCCACATCAGCATTTCTGTGGAAAATTGCGAAAAGGCACACTACGGGAAGTAAACAAAGAGTATGAATAACCTCACTTCACTCTGGggctgattttgtttgtttgttttttgcttttctcctgccCCTCTCCCACGACAGGCTTTCATGACAGTTAGGAAGCAACTTCTGGCTTTtagagttggttttttttttttggatttcagaaTTGCAGATAAGGGATTGCAGACCTGTACTTACTCGCCCATTTACAGAACAGCATGAGTTATGGAGGCTTTTGGTGCAGTGGTGAGGTGCCCAGGctgcagccagactgcctggcctcacatcccagccctgccatgaaccagctgtgggaccttgagcctcagtttcctcacctgtagcaCAGGAGTATGAATTTCCCTGCACAGGTGTGCTTTGAAGATTAAACAGCTTATACagtaaagtgcttagaaccaTGCTTAGGATGTGGTTCGCACAGCATATACAGAACATGAGAACATCACTGAGAAAGACAGACATTTAAGACACGTGTTCAGTACAGTCTGATAATTACGAGCTCACGGCTGAGGTCTTGCAGGTCACCGGGGCAGGCTGAATCTTTTTCTAGTATCACAATTGTTCACATCCTTGGGCTCAGAGCCTCCCAGGGCTGCAGACACGGAGGTTTCAAAAGTCTGCACAGGAAGCTCTGTCACACCTTGGGGTCAGCtgaaggggaggcagagggtgCCCTGGGAGGGGTCTGGCCCCGTGTTCTTTATGACGGTGGAGCGCTCCCTCTCTCTGCCAGGGCTCTGGAGTCCCAGCCCCTAGCACATCAAATGGCTCCACTGAAAATGCAAAGGTGAGGTTGGGCCTTCTCCAGACATATCCTTCACAAGCATTTCCACAGGACACAGTGAAAAGGGGTCTTTCCCTTATTGTAAAGGTAACACGTGCTTATTGTAAAAATTCAAACCATTCAAAAGGAcaggaaataatggaaaatgaGGCCTGTGTTGTTTCTCATCCTCCAGCTGCCCGGGACCAACGAACAGGGCCCCAGGCACCTGTCTCTCTCAGCTTCTCCTCATATACACAAGGTACCCACACACCACCAtacactcaccctcacacacatCCCGTATATCCTCTCACCCTCACActtacacacccacacaccctcaCCCTCACATACACACGCACCCACCCTTACCACCTCCCCTACGCCCTCACAGCCCCGACACGCTAATCTTTACAAAAGGGGGTTATACACACATAGAAGGACACACTTGTAAGGAGGCAGGCATCCAGCCATCTCTTCCCGATGCTGGCGGACGCACGCAGGACGCTGCCCCTGTAACTCTGCCTGTTGTTCTGCCTCTTCCCTGCCTGCCCAGACCCTTGGTCTTCACGTCGGGGACGTGGGAATGAGAACAACATCGCCAAACTCACAGGGCGCCTGAGAGGCTCCGGTGGGATTTACACTTAACATGAAATCGTTTTGCAAACTGCCAAGTGTAAAAGGAGTTGAGGAATTACtactgccctcctccccacccccaaaacaggAAATAATTACACCTTTAAAAGCACTTCAGGAAGATGGCAAAGCCATCTTAGTGGCACAGACTGCTTATAACAAGGCtgatgggggtgaggagggctcagtttgggggcagggtgggcccTGCACAGTCAGATTTCATACCAGCCAGCCAGTGCAAACACCTCACAAAACATCTCCTTGATCTGTGATGGTGAACTTCTGTCAGCAGATGGACTGAGCAGGCCCTGCTCTTGCTGCGCTCTGGGAATCATGGGGGTCCTCTCCACCtgcagggagaaagaagggaggtgACCCCAGCCGggtccccagccctcccccaaaCCTGGGTGGTGGCTCCCTGCGGTGCTCCCTACCCCCTCCGCCCGGCTGCAGGGTggtgggatggggcaggaggCTGAGGCCGGGGAAAGCACCCACCCCATGTCCCGCCCCCATCCTGAGTCTAAGGCATCTCGGCCATGCTTAGGAACACCTGGGGCTTCCTCTCCCCATCCGGTCCATCCCACAATTACCTGGGGCTTGCgtgtaagatttctttttcctggctgtggagaaaaagaacataAGAGATGAGGTGGGTGGTGGGTCCCcacattccccctccccctctgggcCCTTTCCAAAGTCAGGCCCAGTGTTCTCCCCTGACTGTGGGATGCACAGGGTCCTCAGGATGGTGTGCAGCTGTGGGGTGGGTGCGCCTGGGCTTTTCCATGGCGGGGAGGACAGGGGCAGGACCTCAGCAGTACCTGCTGCTCCCCAGGAGGGAACAGCTCTAGCCACAGGGATAGGAACACAGCATTCTTCCCTAGAGGACTGGACCAGCCAGAGGGCCTCTCActcctttgtttctttcccaCCTACCTTGAAGGTACTTGGTTAAGATCACAGCACCACCAACCACCAGCAAAACCAGGATGGGAGAGAGAACCTTGGCAATAAGTCCATGATAAGAGGGCGATTctaagaaagatggaaaaaagggGGCCCCCCCCAGACCATGAGAATGTTTCCAGGTCCCCTGAGACCCTCTCCTgcccctccacaccccctcccagccAAGCCCAGCTCCTCACCCCAGGACACGATGAGCGTGTGGTTCAGGCTGGAGTGCTGCACATGGCAGGTGTACTGGGTCTCCTCCCCAGCTGGCACCTGCACGGCCATCCACGTCTGATAGGTGCCGTCCCCACTGGGGCGTGTCTCCACATACAGAGGCTTTCGAGTCAGCTTCTTCTCGCCCAGCCACCAGCTCAGTGAGATGTCTTGTGGGTagaagcccagggcccagcacctcAGGGTGGTGCCCCCGTCCTCGGCCGAGTGCTTTGTCACCCGCACTGTGGGGGGCTCtgcagggagaggtggagggaggaaggctgGTGAGTGGCTGCTCTCTTCCCATCCCTCACGCTTAATCCTGGGCCCCTCCAGCATCTTCCAGGCTGGAGGACAAGGAAATGGGGACAGGGTCTCTCTCCAGGGGAGGCACCCAATTCCTGCTGTAGGCAGGGACGACCCATTGCCAACCATTCCAAAGGGGTACTGTCCTGGCTATTGCCATGAGGGGGAGATGAATTCCTGCCCCCAACCTCCAAGGAGGGTCCTGGGCCGGTCTGTTGGGTCCTAGACTGACACTCCCCCTTCTTCCTGCAGAGACCCTAGGGCTCTCTCAGAGACTTTACATACATCCTCCACGACCTCCTGCATACAGCAGGTGCCTAACAAGAGGTTGTTAAAGGAGGGCAAGAAGGATGACCCTTCTGTCACCCTGTAATGAGACTGGTTAGGAGTGTGGGCTCTGCAGCTGGGCCGCCTGGAAGCCCAGCCTGACTCCTGCCCACAGCCCCCTGCCGGCGCTTAGGGCCCGCCTTCACCATTCCTTCCTCTCAGAGCTGCGGTTCCAAATGACAGAATTCAGGGGTGACGGTTCATTTTCTGTATCGACTTCACTGGGCCACGGGATGCCCAAGCGTTCGGGCAAACGTCTCTCTGggtgtgtgagggtgtttctgggtgGGACACACATTTGAAGCAGTGGACTCAGTACAGCAGACTGCCTTCTGCCACGTGGGTGGGCCCATTCCCTGAGCTGAAGATGTGAACAGGACAAGGAGGCTGAGTAACGGGGAGCTCCTCCAGCCTGACTGCTGAGCTGGACACTGGTCTTTTCCTGCCCTCAGACTCAAATGGAAACAATGACTATTCTTGGGTCTCGAACCTTCCAGCATTCAGACTGGACTACACCACTGGTTCTCCCGGGTCTCAGGCCTTTGGTCTCAGACTGGAAGTGCAACAtcggctctcctgggtctccagcttgccgaCTGCAGATCTtggaacttctcagcctccacagtcacgtgagccaattccttagaacacatctctctctttctctccctgtgcatcctgttggttctgtttctgtggagACTCCTGACAAATCTACCAGGTGAAGGACATAGGACGACACCTGGTGCTGAAGAGTAGTTCCACACTACTTATTTAATGCACACCACTATGGTGCTTTGGGGAGGGAGCAGCTATTATTACCATCCTCATTAtagtgatgaggaaactgaggcacagagagggcaagtaacttgcccaaggtcacacagccagcaaatcCTGGAGCTGGGATGCATATCTAGAGGCTAGGCTCCAGTGCCTGAGCTCTGAACCACCACGCTCTGATCTTATAATCACACCTTCTGCTTCTTGTGTTATCTGTCCTGTCCTCCCTTTGAGGATTAGCCTCCCCATTACCCCAGCTGATCCACATAGCACCATTCAGTTGCCAGACACCCATGATGTGCTGGGTTCTATGATTAGTCCCACCCCCTGGCAGCCTCCCTGACCACCACAGCCCATGAGGCTTTCACCCTTGGCATCCCAAGCGCCCACCTTCCCCCAGTGTCTATCCCAGCCCTTGTGTCTCCAGCCCTGCTGACTGGGGTCAGGAGAAGTTTGCGATGCACCTGGAGTCTGGGGAACAGGTTTAGCATGAGGGgt is a genomic window of Hippopotamus amphibius kiboko isolate mHipAmp2 chromosome 15, mHipAmp2.hap2, whole genome shotgun sequence containing:
- the TRIM52 gene encoding E3 ubiquitin-protein ligase TRIM52 isoform X1; protein product: MSCGHNFCRGCVTQLWGKDEEDGEEEEDEWQEDDEAVGAIGGRDNSIREVLYQGNADELFFQDQEDDEIWDGDVRDWDNMDYVWDQEEEEEEDTDYYLGGLRHDLRIDVYPEEEIVEEYDEDDDELYPDTHLPPPQQFTCPQCRKSFTRRSFRPNLQLANMVQIISQMCPTPNRGSRGNDQGICSKHQKALKLFCEVDKEAICVVCRESRSHKLHSVVPLDEAVHEYKVQLLAAVSQVRLFKLAPLYSCGYTLDLIHTQTCYVSETLNSNCAVTLASAVKHSRAVKHTPVIPALHLYGSHCSTDS
- the TRIM52 gene encoding E3 ubiquitin-protein ligase TRIM52 isoform X2 encodes the protein MSCGHNFCRGCVTQLWGKDEEDGEEEEDEWQEDDEAVGAIGGRDNSIREVLYQGNADELFFQDQEDDEIWDGDVRDWDNMDYVWDQEEEEEEDTDYYLGGLRHDLRIDVYPEEEIVEEYDEDDDELYPDTHLPPPQQFTCPQCRKSFTRRSFRPNLQLANMVQIISQMCPTPNRGSRGNDQGICSKHQKALKLFCEVDKEAICVVCRESRSHKLHSVVPLDEAVHEYKLKMAARKFFEAFIKYIFMYDAEDRVSFFS